One segment of Mobula birostris isolate sMobBir1 chromosome 29, sMobBir1.hap1, whole genome shotgun sequence DNA contains the following:
- the ubl4a gene encoding ubiquitin-like protein 4A isoform X2 has translation MRISVKLLHGVECGLEVPEDEVVSALKVLIEQELKIPRVQQRLLYKGKALADEHRLTDYGVHAGAKLNLVVKPADRPSPEGTAQTGRPQAWQQVARVLERHFAPADAEKVLEQLQKDYERKLRLLSLDDVERISTRLLHPDTAEAMDLSFME, from the exons ATGAGGATCAGCGTTAAACTTCTGCACGGAGTCGAGTGCGGCCTTGAG GTTCCTGAAGACGAGGTAGTCTCTGCCTTGAAGGTGCTGATCGAACAGGAGCTGAAGATACCCAGAGTCCAGCAGCGGCTACTATACAAGGGCAAGGCACTGGCAG ACGAGCACCGGCTGACGGATTACGGTGTGCACGCAGGTGCCaagctgaacctggtggtgaagcCGGCTGACCGGCCCTCACCCGAGGGGACTGCCCAAACCGGGCGCCCCCAGGCCTGGCAGCAGGTGGCCCGTGTCCTGGAGAGGCACTTCGCCCCGGCTGATGCCGAGAAGGTCCTGGAGCAGCTGCAGAAG GATTACGAGAGGAAACTGCGCCTGTTGAGCCTGGATGACGTGGAGCGGATCTCCACGCGCCTTCTCCATCCTGACACCGCTGAGGCGATGGACCTCTCCTTCATGGAGTGA
- the ubl4a gene encoding ubiquitin-like protein 4A isoform X1: protein MRISVKLLHGVECGLEVPEDEVVSALKVLIEQELKIPRVQQRLLYKGKALAADEHRLTDYGVHAGAKLNLVVKPADRPSPEGTAQTGRPQAWQQVARVLERHFAPADAEKVLEQLQKDYERKLRLLSLDDVERISTRLLHPDTAEAMDLSFME from the exons ATGAGGATCAGCGTTAAACTTCTGCACGGAGTCGAGTGCGGCCTTGAG GTTCCTGAAGACGAGGTAGTCTCTGCCTTGAAGGTGCTGATCGAACAGGAGCTGAAGATACCCAGAGTCCAGCAGCGGCTACTATACAAGGGCAAGGCACTGGCAG CAGACGAGCACCGGCTGACGGATTACGGTGTGCACGCAGGTGCCaagctgaacctggtggtgaagcCGGCTGACCGGCCCTCACCCGAGGGGACTGCCCAAACCGGGCGCCCCCAGGCCTGGCAGCAGGTGGCCCGTGTCCTGGAGAGGCACTTCGCCCCGGCTGATGCCGAGAAGGTCCTGGAGCAGCTGCAGAAG GATTACGAGAGGAAACTGCGCCTGTTGAGCCTGGATGACGTGGAGCGGATCTCCACGCGCCTTCTCCATCCTGACACCGCTGAGGCGATGGACCTCTCCTTCATGGAGTGA